DNA from Marinagarivorans cellulosilyticus:
CGGCCTTCCCTTTGATGGGGTACTTAGCTAAAGCCGATGGCCGTGTTAGCGAGCAAGAGGTGCAAGCGGCCGAGCAGTTGATGGCGCGCATGCAGTTATCGCCAGAGCAGCGCAAAGAGGCTATAGCGTTGTTTAAAGGTGGCACCAACGCAGAGTTTAACCCCGAGCCTTTAGTGGGGCACTTTTTACAGGTGTGTGGCCAATATGCCGATGTTAAGCAAATTTTACTGGCGTACTTGATCACTATCGCTATGGCCGATGGCTCCTTAGATGCCGCAGAACAAACAGCGATGCAAAAAATAGCCGAGCAAATGGGCTTTAGCCGATTTGTATTCGAGCAAATGCTCAAAATGGCGCAGGCGCAAGGCAATTTCAAAGGTGGGCATTACCAAGGGCACGCAGGTGCGCAACAACCGTCCTCTGCTGATGTACTTAAAGATGCGTACAGCGCGCTTGGCGTAGAAGCCGACTGTACGGATGCCGAACTCAAAAAAGCTTATCGCAAATTAATGAGCCAATACCATCCCGATAAGTTATCCGGCCAAGGTGTACCCGAAGAAATGTTAAAAGTAGCGACCGAGCGCTCGCAAGAGATTCAAGCCGCTTACGATACGGTTAAAAAGGCGCGCAAGCCTTAAATGCTGTATCACTGGCTGTGGTTTATTCTGTTGCTCGGTGGCTTACTATTACCTTTGCAAGGGCTGGCATGGTCGGCCCAAGGGCATGCGGCTATTGCTGAAGCGGCCTTTGCGCAATTAAGTCCCGAGCAGCAGCGCTACTTTGATAAGCAAGCGCAAGCACTCATTACTAATGAGCGCGCCAAAAAATGGCGTAAATCGTTAGCGCAATATTCAGCGTTTTCTCAAGCTGCCGTATGGCCAGATACACGGCGTGATATGGTTTTAAATACGGTTTTTTCACGCTTTGCCAAAACGACCGTTGCGCCTGCTTTAGAGCCTTTTGCTAGCGCTAATACTAAGCAGTGGCACTACGTGAATGCACAATACTGGGATACAGTGGGCCTGAAGTTATTGCCGGCGGCTTCGGTCCATGGACGCTGCAAGGTTGAGCGTACAGGTCAGCTCGACGTTGCATTACCGGCTTTAATCGAAGCTTATTCCCAACTTAAAACACCCGCGGCCGAGGGCGTGGTATTGGCATTTATTGGTCATTTAATGGCTGATGCGTACCAGCCGTTACATACTCTTGCTGGATTGGATGCACAGTGCCATTCGGATGCGGGCGGTAATGGTTATTGCTTAAGTGCCGGTAAGCGGCGCTGTGCGCTTAACTTGCATCGCCTATGGGATGCCGGTTTCGAGGTTTTTCAGCAGCCAATAAAAAGCGAGCCTTTAGGCGGCGATCTACTAAAGCTTAGCGATTTTAATGCCGTGTTTAGCGCTAGCGCGCAAGAAGCAGCTTTTATTTATAGTACGCCGCAGTCGCGGCCACCCAATAAAGCCTATACACAGCAAGGCGCAGTGATTGTTGCGCGCCAAAGTGCCGCAGCAGCGCAAGCTTTGGCGGCATTACTGCATACAATTTATACGCAAAAACAACGAGCAAATAATGAGTGATAAATCCTCTTGGGTTGTGATTACAGGGTGTTCCAGTGGTATTGGCCTGCATGTGGCCGAAGGCCTGCGAGCACAAGGTTATCGGGTCTTACCTTGTTGCCGAACAGAGCAGCAGCGCGAACGTTTACTGCAAAGTTTTGAGCGTGCGGTGGCGTTTGACCTTGCCGACAGCGAGCAAGTGGCACAAGGCGCACAGGCTATTTTGGACATCACCGAGGGCAAGCTTTATGCGCTGTTTAATAATGCTGCCTATGGCCAGCCAGGCGCGGTGGAAGATTTAACGCGCGAAACCCTAGAAAAACAGTTTGCCAGTAATTTTTTTGGCACCCACCAATTAACGCAAGCGTTATTGCCAGCACTGATGGCACAGCCGCGCGCACGGTTAATTCAACACAGCTCTGTATTGGGCTTTGTGGGCATGGGCTATCGCGGTGCTTATAACGCCAGTAAATATGCTTTGGAAGGCCTAACCGATACGTTGCGGCAAGAGCTTGCAGGTACCTCGGTTAAAGTGAGTTTGATTCAGCCAGGCCCGGTATTAAGTGAATTTCGTGCCAATGCGCTTAAGGCTTTAAAAGCCAATGTCGACTACAGCCATAGCCGGCACGCTAAAAGTTACCAACAAAGCCTGGACCGTTTGCAAGCCCAAGGGGCGGCGGTGCCTTTTACGGTTGGCCCAGAGGCCGTGTTGAAAAGAGTGCTGCATGCGCTCGAAAGCAGGCGGCCAAAGGTACGCTACCCTGTGACAACACCCACATACGTGCTGGGGGGCTTAAAGCGTTTGCTACCGCATCGCTGGTTTGATGCCGTTGTTAAAGCGGCAAGTAAAGCGTAACAGGTGAAAGCAGTGGTAGAATTTGCACATCGGCGAGCACAGTCGCTACGCCACAGATTAAATGAATGGGATGTTTTATGAGTGACCACCCTTTAGAAAATCCGCTAGATAATGCGGGTATTAATACATTGGCAATTCGCGCGGGCATTCACCGTACCGCCGAAGGCGAGCACGCCGAGCCTATTTTTGCGACATCCAGCTATGTGTTTAACAGTGCTGAAGAAGCCGCAGCGCGTTTTTCTGGCGACGAACCCGGTAATGTCTATTCTCGCTATACCAACCCAACGGTTAATACTTTTCAAGAGCGCATAGCGGCAATGGAAGGTGGTGAGGCTGCGGTGGCAACGGCATCGGGTATGGCGGCCATTTTAAGCACTTGCATGGCGTTGTTAAAAGCCGGCGATCACGTTGTGTGCTCGCGCAGTGTGTTTGGTACTACGACGGTATTGTTCGGTAAATATTTGCAGAAGTTCGGCGTTAAGGTTTCTACGGTTAGCCTTACCGATTTAGCCGAATGGCAAGGCGCAATAACGCCAGCTACAAAGCTGCTATTTTGCGAAACTCCGTCAAATCCCTTGTGTCATGTGGCCGATATAGCGGGCCTTGCGGCTATTGCCAAAGCGAATGATTGCTTGCTAGCGGTGGATAACTGCTTTTGTACGCCAGCATTGCAAAAGCCACTGGCGCTTGGCGCCGATATTATTATTCACTCGGCCACTAAATACCTGGATGGCCAAGGCCGATGTTTAGGTGGCGCTGTGGTGGGTAATAAAGAGCATATGGCCGAAGTATTGGGCTTTATTCGCACCTGCGGCCCAACCATGAGCCCCTTTAATGCGTGGGTTTTTAGTAAGGGGTTAGAAACGCTAGGCCTGCGCATGAAAGCGCACAGTGCCAATGCACAAGAAATTGCAGAGTACCTAAATAGCCACCCACAAGTAGAGGCCACTCACTACGCGGGCTTGCCCGAGCATCCAGGCCACGCCTTGGCGGCTAAGCAGCAGTCGGCTTTTGGTGGAGTGCTATCGTTTGAAGTTAAAGGCGATAAGGCCGCGTGTTGGCGCTTTATTAATGCCACCCGTTTAATGTCTTTAACGGCGAACCTTGGCGATGCCAAAACGACCATCGTACACCCTGCAACCACAACCCATGGTCGTTTAAGCGCAGAGGATAAAGCGACTGCGGGTATTAAAGAAAATCTTATTCGCATTGCGGTTGGCCTAGAAGACGTTGAGGACCTAATTACAGATCTTCAGCGCGGGTTCGCGGCACTTTAGCGCATTATCACGCGTGAACTATTTGTTCGCGTGGCTGCCTATCTTCTTTCGTATGAAGCACTGCCGGCAAAGTTTGGCTATGCTCAGGTTTGGGATGATAGAAGGATAAATAATGCAGCCACTTCTCACAGAGACTGTCGCCGCCGTGGGGCAAGTGCTTCTTGGTAAAGATCAGCAAGTTAAGCTCGCCGTGGCTTGCCTTATTGCTAAAGGGCACCTGCTTATAGAAGATTTACCCGGCATGGGTAAAACAACGTTAGCCCAGTGTTTGGCAAAAGCGCTAGGCTTGCAGTACGAGCGAGTGCAATTTACCAGCGATTTACTGCCAGCCGATATTTTAGGTGTAGCCGTATTCGACAAAGCCCAATCGGCTTTTCAGTTTCACCCTGGGCCTGTTTTTACCCAGCTGCTGCTGGCCGACGAAATTAACCGCACCACCCCTAAAACCCAAAGCGCGTTGCTCGAAGCCATGGAAGAAGGGCAGGTAACCATTGAGGGCGAAACCCGCCCGTTACCATCGCCTTTTTTTGTTATAGCCACGCAGAACCCATTGTCGCAGTCGGGTACCTTTGCCTTGCCAGAATCCCAGCTCGATCGCTTTTTAATGCGTTTAAGCTTGGGTTATCCCAATCATCAATCCGAGCGTTTATTGCTGCAAGGCGTCGATCCGCGTGCGCGCATTCAAGCGATGCAAGCAATAATCACCCCTGCGCAACTGGCTGACTTACAGGCCAGTGTTGCCGCTGTGCGCACCACCGATGCTTTACTCGATTATGTTCAGCAGTTGGTAGAGTTTACCCGCGTGGATGCGCGTTTTACTTATGGTTTGTCGCCGCGGGGCGCGTTAGCTTGGCTGCGTGCAAGTAAGGCGTGGGCGTTATTGGCTGGGCGCGATTACGTTATTCCAGAAGACATTCAAGCGGTGGCATCCTCGGTGGTTGGGCACCGGGTACGCGGTGGAGATATCGAGGGCAATCACGAGCACACAGACTTAGTGCAATATTTACTTAAATCGGTTCCGGTGGTTGCGTAAATGTGGTTATCCCGTTTTTTGCCTAAGCTGGCAGTTACCTCACCGCAGGAAGCTGTAAGACGAGCCACATATATAGACCGCCAACCCAATCGCTGGCAAGCGCGCTTTTTCCGCTGGATCGACAAGCGCGTGCCCGCTGCACGCAGTGTGCTGCTAACGCGTAAAAATTTATACACTTTCCCGACCTTAACCGGTTTTGGCTTTTTAACTTTGAGTTTGGTGTTGTGGCTGCTAGGCACTAATTACCAGAACAACCTGATATTGGCGCTAAGTTATTTATTGATGAGCTTAGTTGTTGTGGCCATTTTGCATACCTACGCCAACTTGGCTGGCTTGCGTATTAAAGTGCTGGGTGCAAAGCCGGCGTTTGTTGGCGAGACGGTATATTTTATTTTAGAGGTGGAAGGTGCTCGCGCAAAAGGTAGCGATAATTTAACCATTCGTTGGTGGAATGGCGAAGACGCTTGCTTTGATTTTGAAGCGGGCAGCGACGGCAAGCAAACAACGCAAATACAAGTGGGGTTACATGCTGTTAAACGGGGGTATTTATATCCGGGTAAATTATTACTGGAAAGCACTTTCCCGCTAGGGCTTATTCGCTGTTGGACGTGGTTAAATTTAGATGCTCGTGCCGTTGTATTTCCTAAGCCATTAAAAGTGCAATTTCCGTTGCAAGCCGAAGGTGATGGCGACGGGGAAACCGGTGAGCAAGTTGCAGGCGGCGATGACTTTGCGGGCTTAAAAGAATATCGCGCTGGCGACCCCATAAAGCACATAGCGTGGAAGCACTATGCGCGCGAGCAGGGTTTGTATTCAAAAGAATATGCCAGCGCACGCAACAACGACACATGGCTAGAGTGGAATAGCTTTTTGCATTTAGCCCCTGAAGACAGGCTTAGTGCATTGTGTTATTGGGCGTTAGAATTTGACCGGCTTGGCATTGCTTACGGTTTACGCTTGCCGGGCAAACAGTTGCCGCCGGCGCTGGATGATGGTCACCGCTTAAGTGTGTTGTCGGCACTGGCCCGTTTCGATATTAGCTTGAGCGGGCATTAATTGTGGACGCATCCACCGAGGCTTTTCAGCGACAAAAGCTGGTGCGCCACGAAAATCTTCTGTGGCTCATTCTTGCTCAAGGCGTTGTTATTTTGCCGCTGCTTATCCGCTTGCCTTTTTGGCTTTGGGCGGTGTGGCTAAGTGCGATGGTTTGGCGCTTTCGCATACATGCCGGCAAGCTTAATTTTCCCTCTACGGCAATTAAGTTTGTATTGGGTTGCGGCTGTGTTGCGGGTTTGATGGCATCATATCAGGGCACCGTGGGCGTGGAGCCTATGATAGGTTTTTTAGTCTGTGCTTTTGTGCTTAAGTTGCTAGAGCTACGCACCCGAAAAGACGGTTTATTATTACTATTTATTGGTTTTATTGCCGTTGCGGCTCAATTCTTATTTGCCCAAACCTTTTTGGCGGCGCTATACGCTTGTTTATCGTGTGTGGTGTTAATTACCGCTTGGCAAACCATTTATTTAACGCGCAAGTTCTCTTATCGTTATAAGTTAAAAACCGGTGGCATTTTGTTATTGCATGCCATGCCGCTGATGGTGGTGATGTTTGTCATTATGCCGCGCATAGGTCCGTTATGGCGGGTGCCTATGCCGCAAGGTAGTGGCAATACCGGCTTTAGTGATTCCTTATCGCCTGGCGATCTTGGCAATTTAGTGCGTTCAACGGGTACGGCATTTCGGGTGACATTTAAGGGCGCACAAATACCGGCACCGCGTGATATGTACTGGCGTGGCTTGGTTTTGGAAAACTTCGATGGTCGCAGCTGGGATTTAGATCCTCAGTGGGATTTAGCTTGGAGCCAACGCGCTAGCGATGTGCAGCTTGAAGGCTTATTGGATTACGACATTATTGTTGAGCCGCACCAATACCGTTGGTTATTTTCGTTGGCAGAACCTATTAAAGTTGCTGCAGGTCGTACGCGTGCACGCATTACCCAGCAAGGTTTGATTGCCGCGCAAGGGCCGGTGATGTCGCGTTTGCAATACAGCGTAGTGAGCATGCCGGCTTCCGACTTTAATTGGCCAGATTTAACGCCCCAGCAGCGCGCTCGGTTGCTTCATTTGCCCAGCCAATTTAACCCGCAAACACTTCAACTTGCACGAAGCTGGACGCTCGAAGGTTTAACAGCGCAAGCATTAATAGAAAAAGCACTTAGTTGGTATAACGAATCATTCCACTACACATTACAGCCTCCTTTACTGGGGCAGCATAGTGTTGACGATTTTCTTTTTAATACGAAACGTGGATTTTGCGAGCACTTCGCCAGTAGCTTTACTGTATTAATGCGCGCCGCCGGAGTACCAGCACGGGTGGTGGTGGGGTATCAAGGGG
Protein-coding regions in this window:
- a CDS encoding transglutaminaseTgpA domain-containing protein; this encodes MDASTEAFQRQKLVRHENLLWLILAQGVVILPLLIRLPFWLWAVWLSAMVWRFRIHAGKLNFPSTAIKFVLGCGCVAGLMASYQGTVGVEPMIGFLVCAFVLKLLELRTRKDGLLLLFIGFIAVAAQFLFAQTFLAALYACLSCVVLITAWQTIYLTRKFSYRYKLKTGGILLLHAMPLMVVMFVIMPRIGPLWRVPMPQGSGNTGFSDSLSPGDLGNLVRSTGTAFRVTFKGAQIPAPRDMYWRGLVLENFDGRSWDLDPQWDLAWSQRASDVQLEGLLDYDIIVEPHQYRWLFSLAEPIKVAAGRTRARITQQGLIAAQGPVMSRLQYSVVSMPASDFNWPDLTPQQRARLLHLPSQFNPQTLQLARSWTLEGLTAQALIEKALSWYNESFHYTLQPPLLGQHSVDDFLFNTKRGFCEHFASSFTVLMRAAGVPARVVVGYQGGTYNTLEDYWIVSQADAHAWAEVWLDGKGWQRIDPTSAVAPQRIEQGIGNALTGDEKEMVASGQFDAPQWMTNLRHRLDAAGYVWNRWVLSYDSDKQNKLLTRLFGGVEPWRVGLSFIVIIVLLLGAYAVMVIRPKWQRSTPLQRALNIFDSTTKQLGLQRERDETIAAFCFRLAEQQPELSAPCKQLAKVSERALYADDKRCKAELTRALRRFPR
- the djlA gene encoding co-chaperone DjlA, encoding MGFIIRLVCLYIGVKLFGLLGIILGFVAGHFLAKGIQTQRQRLNPELRRQIESTLFSTAFPLMGYLAKADGRVSEQEVQAAEQLMARMQLSPEQRKEAIALFKGGTNAEFNPEPLVGHFLQVCGQYADVKQILLAYLITIAMADGSLDAAEQTAMQKIAEQMGFSRFVFEQMLKMAQAQGNFKGGHYQGHAGAQQPSSADVLKDAYSALGVEADCTDAELKKAYRKLMSQYHPDKLSGQGVPEEMLKVATERSQEIQAAYDTVKKARKP
- a CDS encoding O-succinylhomoserine sulfhydrylase, which gives rise to MSDHPLENPLDNAGINTLAIRAGIHRTAEGEHAEPIFATSSYVFNSAEEAAARFSGDEPGNVYSRYTNPTVNTFQERIAAMEGGEAAVATASGMAAILSTCMALLKAGDHVVCSRSVFGTTTVLFGKYLQKFGVKVSTVSLTDLAEWQGAITPATKLLFCETPSNPLCHVADIAGLAAIAKANDCLLAVDNCFCTPALQKPLALGADIIIHSATKYLDGQGRCLGGAVVGNKEHMAEVLGFIRTCGPTMSPFNAWVFSKGLETLGLRMKAHSANAQEIAEYLNSHPQVEATHYAGLPEHPGHALAAKQQSAFGGVLSFEVKGDKAACWRFINATRLMSLTANLGDAKTTIVHPATTTHGRLSAEDKATAGIKENLIRIAVGLEDVEDLITDLQRGFAAL
- a CDS encoding AAA family ATPase gives rise to the protein MQPLLTETVAAVGQVLLGKDQQVKLAVACLIAKGHLLIEDLPGMGKTTLAQCLAKALGLQYERVQFTSDLLPADILGVAVFDKAQSAFQFHPGPVFTQLLLADEINRTTPKTQSALLEAMEEGQVTIEGETRPLPSPFFVIATQNPLSQSGTFALPESQLDRFLMRLSLGYPNHQSERLLLQGVDPRARIQAMQAIITPAQLADLQASVAAVRTTDALLDYVQQLVEFTRVDARFTYGLSPRGALAWLRASKAWALLAGRDYVIPEDIQAVASSVVGHRVRGGDIEGNHEHTDLVQYLLKSVPVVA
- a CDS encoding SDR family NAD(P)-dependent oxidoreductase; the protein is MSDKSSWVVITGCSSGIGLHVAEGLRAQGYRVLPCCRTEQQRERLLQSFERAVAFDLADSEQVAQGAQAILDITEGKLYALFNNAAYGQPGAVEDLTRETLEKQFASNFFGTHQLTQALLPALMAQPRARLIQHSSVLGFVGMGYRGAYNASKYALEGLTDTLRQELAGTSVKVSLIQPGPVLSEFRANALKALKANVDYSHSRHAKSYQQSLDRLQAQGAAVPFTVGPEAVLKRVLHALESRRPKVRYPVTTPTYVLGGLKRLLPHRWFDAVVKAASKA
- a CDS encoding DUF58 domain-containing protein is translated as MWLSRFLPKLAVTSPQEAVRRATYIDRQPNRWQARFFRWIDKRVPAARSVLLTRKNLYTFPTLTGFGFLTLSLVLWLLGTNYQNNLILALSYLLMSLVVVAILHTYANLAGLRIKVLGAKPAFVGETVYFILEVEGARAKGSDNLTIRWWNGEDACFDFEAGSDGKQTTQIQVGLHAVKRGYLYPGKLLLESTFPLGLIRCWTWLNLDARAVVFPKPLKVQFPLQAEGDGDGETGEQVAGGDDFAGLKEYRAGDPIKHIAWKHYAREQGLYSKEYASARNNDTWLEWNSFLHLAPEDRLSALCYWALEFDRLGIAYGLRLPGKQLPPALDDGHRLSVLSALARFDISLSGH
- a CDS encoding S1/P1 nuclease, yielding MLYHWLWFILLLGGLLLPLQGLAWSAQGHAAIAEAAFAQLSPEQQRYFDKQAQALITNERAKKWRKSLAQYSAFSQAAVWPDTRRDMVLNTVFSRFAKTTVAPALEPFASANTKQWHYVNAQYWDTVGLKLLPAASVHGRCKVERTGQLDVALPALIEAYSQLKTPAAEGVVLAFIGHLMADAYQPLHTLAGLDAQCHSDAGGNGYCLSAGKRRCALNLHRLWDAGFEVFQQPIKSEPLGGDLLKLSDFNAVFSASAQEAAFIYSTPQSRPPNKAYTQQGAVIVARQSAAAAQALAALLHTIYTQKQRANNE